Proteins encoded by one window of Kribbella italica:
- a CDS encoding proteasome assembly chaperone family protein: MLRPDDLYEIVDESVATGPAATPKVLVHSLDGFMDAGQAGRVTADHLLDVLDSRLLARFDVDLLHDYRARRPEVTFSEDRFIDYTPPQLNLHLLTDDAGVEFLLLEGVEPDNHWNRFAGAVRQLIDKYNVTLTVGVHGIPMGVPHTRPLGLTAHATRPELVTRSNIWDGEMRLPASAGTMLQVRLGEAGKDAMGFAVHVPHYLAENRFPGAALALVHAISAATGLLLPSKALLDEAAITGRMVDEQVEQSDDASAVVNALETQYDAAAGSISRGSLLAGSTPSADELGAEVEQFLAELNRDDDTN, translated from the coding sequence ATGCTGCGACCGGACGACCTCTACGAGATCGTCGACGAGTCGGTGGCGACCGGCCCGGCGGCGACGCCCAAGGTGCTGGTGCATTCGCTCGACGGGTTCATGGACGCCGGCCAGGCGGGTCGCGTGACGGCCGACCACCTGCTCGACGTACTGGACAGCCGCCTGCTGGCGCGCTTCGACGTCGACCTGCTGCACGACTACCGGGCGCGTCGCCCCGAGGTGACGTTCTCCGAGGACCGCTTCATCGACTACACGCCCCCGCAGCTCAACCTGCACCTGCTGACCGACGACGCGGGGGTCGAGTTCCTGCTGCTCGAGGGCGTCGAGCCCGACAACCACTGGAACCGGTTCGCCGGTGCGGTCCGGCAGCTGATCGACAAGTACAACGTGACCCTGACGGTCGGCGTGCACGGCATCCCGATGGGCGTGCCGCACACCCGCCCGCTCGGCCTGACCGCGCACGCGACGCGGCCCGAGCTGGTCACCCGGTCGAACATCTGGGACGGCGAGATGCGGCTGCCCGCGAGCGCCGGCACGATGCTCCAGGTCCGCCTCGGTGAGGCCGGCAAGGACGCGATGGGCTTCGCGGTCCACGTCCCGCACTACCTGGCCGAGAACCGTTTCCCGGGCGCTGCCCTGGCTCTGGTCCACGCGATCTCCGCGGCGACCGGTCTGCTGCTGCCGAGCAAGGCGCTGCTGGACGAGGCCGCGATCACCGGCCGGATGGTCGACGAGCAGGTCGAGCAGTCCGACGACGCGTCCGCGGTGGTGAACGCGCTGGAGACCCAGTACGACGCGGCCGCCGGCTCGATCAGCCGCGGCAGCCTACTGGCGGGGTCGACGCCGTCGGCCGACGAGCTGGGCGCCGAGGTCGAGCAGTTCCTCGCCGAACTCAACCGCGACGACGACACCAACTGA
- a CDS encoding DoxX family membrane protein: MSRLPSGAATHARDLVLLIARVGVGVVFVAHGWQKFRTNGLTATAGGFEQMGVPAPTLSAYYAAGAELIAGAALILGLLTSVAGVLLALDMVGAFLFVHLSNGVFVAEGGWELVVVLGLAALTLAAVGPGRYSVDRILTRSTADRATLSV, encoded by the coding sequence GTGAGCCGCCTCCCCTCCGGCGCCGCCACCCACGCCCGTGACCTCGTCCTGCTGATCGCCCGGGTGGGCGTCGGCGTCGTGTTCGTGGCCCACGGCTGGCAGAAGTTCCGTACCAACGGCCTGACCGCGACCGCAGGAGGCTTCGAGCAGATGGGCGTTCCCGCGCCCACGCTGTCGGCGTACTACGCGGCCGGCGCCGAACTGATCGCCGGCGCGGCGCTCATCCTCGGCCTGCTGACCTCGGTCGCCGGGGTGCTGCTGGCGCTCGACATGGTCGGCGCGTTCCTGTTCGTGCACCTGTCGAACGGCGTGTTCGTCGCCGAAGGCGGCTGGGAGCTGGTCGTCGTCCTCGGACTGGCCGCGCTGACGCTCGCGGCAGTCGGACCCGGCCGCTACAGCGTGGACCGGATCCTCACTCGGTCGACCGCCGACCGGGCGACGCTGTCGGTCTGA
- a CDS encoding acyl-CoA thioesterase: MPESLEDLVDLLDLEKIDDDLFRGRQPQTAAQRVFGGQVLGQALGAATRTVEPERIVHSLHGYFLRPGDTAVPIVYRAEPTRDGKTFSSRRVVASQNGKPIFYMSASFQRPEPGLDHSDPMPDDVVPPEEAPTLASVLEAATGRKAEDWNKEWAALDMRLAGVSGRQFWIRAAGKLSDDPALHACVLAYASDLTLLGASLLPHGLVIGDRRIQPASIDHALWFHRPFRADEWLLFDQASPSASGARGFATGRLFTQDGRLAASVAQEGLIRPVGLDLDEQ; encoded by the coding sequence ATGCCCGAGTCCCTGGAGGATCTGGTCGACCTGCTCGACCTGGAGAAGATCGACGACGACCTGTTCCGCGGCCGCCAGCCGCAGACCGCCGCGCAGCGGGTGTTCGGCGGGCAGGTGCTCGGCCAGGCGCTCGGCGCGGCCACCCGCACGGTCGAGCCGGAACGGATCGTGCACTCGCTGCACGGCTACTTCCTGCGTCCGGGCGACACCGCCGTACCGATCGTGTACCGGGCCGAGCCGACCCGCGACGGCAAGACGTTCAGCAGCCGCCGGGTGGTCGCCTCGCAGAACGGGAAGCCGATCTTCTACATGTCGGCCTCGTTCCAGCGCCCCGAGCCCGGTCTCGACCACAGCGACCCGATGCCGGACGACGTGGTCCCGCCCGAGGAGGCGCCGACGCTGGCCTCGGTGCTGGAGGCGGCGACCGGCCGCAAGGCCGAGGACTGGAACAAGGAGTGGGCCGCGCTCGACATGCGGCTGGCCGGTGTGAGTGGTCGCCAGTTCTGGATCCGGGCCGCGGGCAAGCTGTCCGACGATCCGGCGCTGCATGCCTGCGTGCTGGCCTACGCCAGCGACTTGACGTTGCTCGGGGCAAGCTTGTTGCCGCACGGGCTGGTGATCGGCGACCGGCGGATCCAGCCGGCCTCGATCGACCACGCGCTGTGGTTCCACCGGCCGTTCCGCGCCGACGAGTGGCTGCTGTTCGACCAGGCCTCGCCGTCCGCGTCCGGCGCGCGCGGGTTCGCCACCGGCCGCCTGTTCACGCAGGACGGCCGGCTGGCCGCGTCGGTCGCGCAGGAAGGGCTGATCCGCCCGGTCGGGCTCGATCTCGACGAGCAATGA
- the thrS gene encoding threonine--tRNA ligase codes for MPPVLAPSTRAKEIIMFDHRKLGRELGLFDSDPLIGAGLPYLLPAGAAVRHALESYVADLERRAGYQQVYSPVLGKRELYEISGHWSHYSDDMYPPMKVGEEEVVLRPSLCPHHALIYRSRSHSYRELPIRYAELGGMYRSELSGVLGGLTRVRAIQLNDGHIFCTLDQVADEACASLDLILRAYDDLGLGPSRFLLSLPAENARIGEAGSKYVGDQDSWDRSAALLRSVLDDAGVAYEEAPGEAAFYGPKIDIQLEDVAGREYTLSTIQVDFHQPARFELEYIGADGNKHRPVMVHRAIIGSLERVIAQLIEQHGGAFPAWLAPVQVVVLPLSDSEEEYAAQIARRAIDRGLRVEVAHADEGTLGARIRENRHAPYQLVIGKREVASGHLAVRYRDGHQGDPAGAADVLEYLSFHCRAKSCQSLPG; via the coding sequence GTGCCACCAGTACTCGCTCCTTCCACTAGAGCGAAGGAAATCATCATGTTCGACCACCGCAAGCTCGGCCGCGAGCTCGGCCTGTTCGACTCCGACCCGCTGATCGGCGCGGGTCTGCCCTACCTGCTCCCGGCCGGCGCCGCGGTCCGGCACGCGCTGGAGAGCTACGTCGCCGACCTGGAACGCCGCGCGGGCTACCAGCAGGTCTACTCACCCGTGCTCGGGAAGCGCGAGCTCTACGAGATCTCCGGGCACTGGTCGCACTACAGCGACGACATGTACCCGCCGATGAAGGTGGGGGAGGAGGAGGTCGTACTGCGCCCGAGCCTGTGTCCACACCACGCGCTGATCTACCGCTCGCGCTCCCACAGCTATCGCGAGCTCCCGATCCGGTACGCCGAGCTCGGCGGCATGTACCGCTCGGAGCTGTCCGGCGTGCTCGGTGGACTGACCAGGGTCCGCGCGATCCAGCTGAACGACGGGCACATCTTCTGCACCCTCGACCAGGTCGCCGACGAGGCCTGCGCGTCGCTCGACCTCATCCTGCGCGCGTACGACGACCTCGGGCTGGGCCCGTCGCGCTTCCTGCTCTCGCTGCCGGCGGAGAACGCGCGGATCGGTGAGGCCGGGAGCAAGTACGTCGGTGACCAGGACAGCTGGGACCGCTCGGCCGCGCTGCTCAGGTCTGTTCTCGACGACGCCGGTGTCGCGTACGAGGAGGCGCCGGGGGAGGCCGCGTTCTACGGACCGAAGATCGACATCCAGCTCGAGGACGTGGCCGGGCGCGAGTACACCCTGTCCACCATCCAGGTCGACTTCCACCAGCCGGCCCGGTTCGAGCTCGAGTACATCGGTGCCGACGGCAACAAACACCGGCCCGTGATGGTGCATCGCGCGATCATCGGCAGCCTGGAACGCGTGATCGCGCAACTGATCGAGCAGCACGGGGGCGCGTTCCCCGCCTGGCTCGCGCCGGTGCAGGTGGTCGTCCTGCCGTTGTCGGACTCCGAGGAGGAGTACGCCGCCCAGATCGCGCGGCGCGCGATCGACCGTGGGCTGCGGGTCGAGGTGGCGCACGCCGACGAGGGCACCCTCGGCGCACGGATCCGGGAGAACCGCCACGCGCCGTACCAGCTCGTGATCGGCAAGCGGGAGGTTGCCTCCGGCCACCTGGCGGTGCGCTATCGCGACGGGCACCAGGGCGACCCGGCCGGGGCCGCGGATGTTCTCGAGTATTTATCTTTCCATTGCCGTGCAAAGTCTTGCCAGTCACTGCCGGGTTGA
- a CDS encoding SGNH/GDSL hydrolase family protein, with protein MKRLTGILGSAVLGTALLVSPTIAHAAPSYVALGDSYASGVGTRSYLPDSGACQRSTKSYPYVDAARIGATLTSVACSGARVADVTANQLGPLNAAVNFVTLQVGGNDAGFSSVITECAKPAWLGNCDGAINTAQATINNTIPGRLTTLYATVRSRATTAKVIIVGYPRLFNGTDCNAGTFFSAAEMTRLNQTADLLNGKISAAAGAAGYTFVNPTSAFVGHAVCGSPEWINGLSNPISESYHPNVTGQASFANLVQPHLS; from the coding sequence ATGAAACGCCTCACCGGAATCCTCGGCAGCGCGGTGCTCGGCACCGCGCTGCTGGTCAGTCCCACGATCGCGCACGCGGCTCCCTCGTACGTCGCGCTCGGCGACTCCTACGCCTCCGGCGTCGGCACGCGCTCCTACCTCCCCGACAGCGGTGCGTGCCAGCGCTCCACGAAGTCCTACCCGTACGTCGACGCGGCCCGGATCGGCGCGACCCTGACCTCGGTCGCGTGCTCCGGCGCCCGCGTCGCCGACGTCACCGCCAACCAGCTCGGCCCGCTGAACGCCGCCGTCAACTTCGTCACCCTCCAGGTCGGCGGCAACGACGCGGGCTTCTCCTCGGTGATCACCGAGTGCGCGAAGCCGGCCTGGCTGGGCAACTGCGACGGCGCGATCAACACCGCGCAGGCGACGATCAACAACACGATCCCCGGCCGGCTGACCACGCTGTACGCGACGGTGCGCAGCCGGGCGACGACGGCGAAGGTGATCATCGTCGGCTACCCGCGCCTGTTCAACGGCACCGACTGCAACGCCGGGACGTTCTTCAGCGCCGCCGAGATGACCCGGCTGAACCAGACCGCGGACCTGCTCAACGGCAAGATCTCCGCGGCCGCCGGTGCGGCCGGCTACACGTTCGTGAACCCGACCAGCGCGTTCGTCGGACACGCCGTCTGCGGCAGCCCGGAGTGGATCAACGGGTTGTCGAACCCGATCAGCGAGTCGTACCACCCGAACGTCACCGGCCAGGCGAGCTTCGCCAACCTGGTCCAGCCGCATCTGAGCTGA
- a CDS encoding M4 family metallopeptidase yields MKARTWLAGLAAGAVSLTLVAPGMASSAPVQEQATAKSPEVRTLETPKAGGAGLVTKRDATGRAHSVRPATPLKAPASVSAKAGKSATSKPDAAAVAKAQVTAVAPYFGARPADLVAETSTLSEYGSQTRFQQVIDGVQVYGGEIVTSLDKSGALEAANGEVALATYGSFPAADKADAAKTTAQNAAVQAVSTRGKLDAGKLTAKLQGPRWFDLGLVTRQPGSAALPVYLYDVTGPGDVRWQAIVHASGQTLLAWDMAEHLNRVVCDANRTVIQTGAEDVRCGTVFQSSRAEGEAPSAVQDVNQVYEYFGDTSDTYASLGTDLTELIGVDYGDGKGKALRGTVRICVDGGCPYANAFWNGEQMAFGEGVSTDDVTGHELTHGVTQHTSGLAYLWEAGAINESFSDILGEFVDLTNGSADDTAANRWQIGEGSSLGVIRSMSDPAKFNDPDRMRSANWFDDEFFQDNGGVHFNSGVGNKAAYLIADGGAFNGQKMLGIGLARSEVLWHETQKVLTSGADYGDLAEGLRSTCAKLAKKKQRPISGQGMTKADCAQVELGIKATEMDFEPAVGKPAQAPVCDTTGAKAKNLFKTSFAEYPDGKIVRGEGWVLGKGEGLEGSLVDTSYSQDGDDSMLGVVTDPEGSISLQTANGTKIKNAKTYLRFTHAYNFYNVFIIFGVRTGTATLEYSDNGGATWKDTAPLTWKNGPTLDPNFSDDTVAAWHGNSGGWETSRLDLSEFTGKQLKFRWTGHGKDFADLIPGNWWLDNATIYNCSK; encoded by the coding sequence GTGAAAGCTCGCACCTGGCTGGCCGGTCTGGCCGCCGGCGCGGTATCGCTCACCCTCGTGGCACCGGGAATGGCCAGCAGTGCCCCGGTCCAGGAGCAGGCGACCGCCAAGAGTCCTGAGGTCCGCACGCTCGAGACCCCGAAGGCCGGCGGCGCCGGTCTGGTGACCAAGCGGGACGCGACCGGTCGCGCCCACTCGGTCCGTCCGGCCACTCCGCTGAAGGCTCCGGCCTCGGTCAGCGCGAAGGCCGGCAAGTCCGCCACCAGCAAGCCCGACGCGGCCGCGGTCGCCAAGGCCCAGGTCACCGCGGTCGCGCCGTACTTCGGAGCGCGCCCGGCCGACCTGGTGGCGGAGACGAGCACGCTGTCGGAGTACGGCTCGCAGACCCGTTTCCAGCAAGTGATCGACGGCGTCCAGGTGTACGGCGGCGAGATCGTCACCAGCCTCGACAAGTCCGGCGCGCTGGAAGCCGCCAACGGCGAGGTCGCGCTGGCGACGTACGGGTCCTTCCCGGCCGCCGACAAGGCCGACGCCGCGAAGACGACCGCGCAGAACGCGGCCGTCCAGGCTGTCTCCACCCGCGGCAAGCTCGACGCCGGCAAGCTGACCGCGAAGCTGCAGGGGCCGCGCTGGTTCGACCTCGGCCTGGTCACCCGCCAGCCGGGTTCGGCCGCGCTCCCGGTCTACCTGTACGACGTGACCGGACCGGGCGACGTCCGCTGGCAGGCCATCGTGCACGCCTCCGGTCAGACCCTGCTCGCCTGGGACATGGCCGAGCACCTGAACCGCGTGGTCTGCGACGCCAACCGCACGGTGATCCAGACCGGCGCCGAGGACGTCCGCTGCGGCACCGTCTTCCAGTCCAGCCGCGCGGAGGGCGAGGCGCCGTCGGCGGTCCAGGACGTCAACCAGGTCTACGAGTACTTCGGTGACACCTCCGACACCTACGCCTCGCTGGGCACCGACCTGACCGAGCTGATCGGCGTCGACTACGGCGACGGCAAGGGCAAGGCGCTGCGCGGCACCGTCCGGATCTGCGTCGACGGCGGCTGCCCGTACGCCAACGCGTTCTGGAACGGCGAGCAGATGGCCTTCGGTGAAGGCGTCAGCACCGACGACGTGACCGGCCACGAGCTGACCCACGGCGTCACCCAGCACACCTCCGGCCTGGCCTACCTGTGGGAGGCCGGCGCGATCAACGAGTCGTTCTCCGACATCCTCGGCGAGTTCGTCGACCTGACCAACGGCTCCGCGGACGACACCGCGGCCAACCGCTGGCAGATCGGTGAGGGCTCCAGCCTCGGCGTGATCCGCAGCATGTCCGACCCGGCGAAGTTCAACGACCCGGACCGGATGCGCAGCGCGAACTGGTTCGACGACGAGTTCTTCCAGGACAACGGCGGCGTGCACTTCAACTCCGGCGTCGGCAACAAGGCGGCGTACCTGATCGCCGACGGCGGCGCCTTCAACGGCCAGAAGATGCTCGGCATCGGCCTGGCCCGCTCCGAGGTGCTGTGGCACGAGACCCAGAAGGTGCTGACGTCCGGCGCCGACTACGGCGACCTGGCCGAGGGTCTGCGCTCGACCTGCGCCAAGCTGGCCAAGAAGAAGCAGCGTCCAATTTCTGGGCAGGGCATGACCAAGGCCGACTGCGCCCAGGTCGAGCTCGGCATCAAGGCCACCGAGATGGACTTCGAGCCGGCCGTCGGCAAGCCGGCCCAGGCGCCGGTCTGCGACACCACCGGCGCGAAGGCGAAGAACCTGTTCAAGACCAGCTTCGCGGAGTACCCGGACGGCAAGATCGTCCGCGGTGAGGGCTGGGTGCTCGGCAAGGGCGAGGGTCTCGAGGGGTCGCTGGTCGACACGTCGTACTCGCAGGACGGTGACGACTCGATGCTCGGCGTCGTGACGGACCCGGAGGGCTCGATCAGCCTGCAGACCGCGAACGGCACGAAGATCAAGAACGCCAAGACGTACCTGCGGTTCACGCACGCGTACAACTTCTACAACGTGTTCATCATCTTCGGCGTCCGCACCGGGACGGCCACCTTGGAGTACTCCGACAACGGTGGCGCGACCTGGAAGGACACCGCGCCGCTGACCTGGAAGAACGGGCCGACACTCGACCCGAACTTCTCCGACGACACCGTCGCCGCCTGGCACGGCAACTCCGGTGGCTGGGAGACCAGCCGGCTGGACCTGTCGGAGTTCACCGGCAAGCAGCTGAAGTTCCGCTGGACCGGGCACGGCAAGGACTTCGCCGACCTGATCCCGGGCAACTGGTGGCTCGACAACGCCACCATCTACAACTGCTCGAAGTAG
- a CDS encoding SRPBCC family protein, whose product MSESLTSVDGRTVLRMERRLAHPPEKVWRALTEPGELAHWFPAAVELDLRLDGKISFSFDGEDGGAGVVRAYDPPRLLEFTWGEEIQRWEVEPTTDGCLLTLTATYDDRPGSASFTSGWILCLDAMDSALGGRAVARDNYKVLHEQFVKIYGLDAGEQQADGSIRFERQLTAPKEKIWPRLAEKLQVSPPDGNELRVNGATLTLRDGNGGARLVLTQTDPAAGDYERWRELIESVAAEAVTAD is encoded by the coding sequence ATGAGCGAATCACTGACCAGTGTCGACGGCCGGACCGTGCTGCGGATGGAACGCCGGCTCGCGCACCCGCCGGAGAAGGTGTGGCGGGCGCTGACCGAGCCCGGCGAGCTCGCGCACTGGTTCCCGGCGGCTGTCGAGCTGGACCTGCGGCTCGACGGGAAGATCAGCTTCTCGTTCGACGGCGAGGACGGGGGAGCGGGCGTGGTCCGGGCCTACGACCCGCCGCGGTTGCTCGAGTTCACCTGGGGTGAGGAGATCCAGCGCTGGGAGGTCGAGCCGACCACGGATGGTTGCCTGCTCACCCTGACCGCGACGTACGACGACCGGCCGGGCTCGGCGAGTTTCACCAGCGGCTGGATCCTGTGCCTGGACGCGATGGACTCCGCACTCGGCGGCCGAGCCGTTGCCCGGGACAACTACAAGGTCCTGCACGAGCAGTTCGTGAAGATCTACGGCCTGGACGCCGGCGAGCAGCAGGCCGACGGATCGATCCGGTTCGAACGCCAGCTGACCGCGCCGAAGGAGAAGATCTGGCCCCGGCTCGCCGAGAAGCTGCAGGTCAGTCCGCCCGACGGCAACGAACTGCGGGTGAACGGCGCGACGCTGACCCTGCGCGACGGCAACGGCGGAGCCCGCCTGGTGCTCACCCAGACGGACCCCGCGGCCGGGGACTACGAGCGCTGGCGAGAGCTGATCGAGTCGGTGGCAGCCGAGGCCGTCACCGCCGACTGA
- a CDS encoding ATP-binding cassette domain-containing protein produces MSFDLIEVRGARENNLKGVSLDVPKRRLTVFTGVSGSGKSSLVFGTIAAESQRLINETYTAFVQNFMPSLSRPDVDSLRNLSAAIVVDQERIGANARSTVGTATDAHTMLRILFSRIGTPDAGPPSAFSFNRAEGMCLVCEGLGKATDIDLDELVDRDRSLNQDPIKAPGYGVDTWYWQLFVHSGLFDPDLPLRDYPTEQWEQFLYSPATKVKVGKSNLTFEGLVPKVKKQYLGKDRDTMQNAVRAFADRALKLGPCPECGGARLNEAARAVRIDGVGITECSAMQISDLAQFVRGIDDPSVGPMLEGLRDTLDSMVDIGLGYLSLNRESGTLSGGEAQRVKLVRHLGSALTDVTYVFDEPTVGLHPHDIQRMNELLLQLKAKGNTVLVVEHKPETIRIADHVVDLGPGAGLAGGRLCYAGDVKGLLKSGTLTGRYLDHKVGLREDVRTPTGSLRIEGANLHNLQDVSVEVPLGVLTVVTGVAGSGKSSLIHGSLANHEGVIVAGQDPIRGSRRSNPATYTGLLDPIRAEFAKANKVKPGLFSANSVGACQTCKGIGLVYTDLGMMAEVSSVCEQCNGARFTPEVLALQLRGKNISEVLRMTVTEAREFFGKGPSRIILDRLCSVGLGYLSLGQPLTTLSGGERQRMKLAINMSKRGSIYILDEPTTGLHLADVDQLLAMLDELVDDGNTVIVIEHHQAVMAHADWLIDLGPGAGHDGGQIVFEGTPADLVESSASLTAEHLRQYVGATAPAGL; encoded by the coding sequence ATGTCTTTTGACCTGATCGAGGTTCGTGGAGCTCGCGAGAACAACCTGAAAGGCGTCTCGCTGGACGTCCCCAAACGCCGCCTGACCGTCTTCACCGGAGTCTCCGGCTCCGGCAAGTCCTCCCTGGTGTTCGGCACGATCGCCGCCGAGTCGCAGCGGCTGATCAACGAGACCTACACCGCCTTCGTCCAGAACTTCATGCCCAGTCTGTCCCGTCCCGACGTGGACTCGCTGCGCAACCTGAGTGCCGCGATCGTCGTCGACCAGGAACGCATCGGCGCCAACGCCCGCTCGACGGTCGGCACCGCGACCGACGCGCACACGATGCTGCGGATCCTGTTCAGCCGGATCGGTACGCCGGACGCCGGACCGCCGTCCGCGTTCAGCTTCAACCGGGCCGAGGGCATGTGCCTGGTCTGCGAGGGGCTCGGCAAGGCCACCGACATCGACCTCGACGAGCTGGTCGACCGCGACCGGTCGCTGAACCAGGACCCGATCAAGGCGCCCGGGTACGGCGTCGACACCTGGTACTGGCAGCTGTTCGTGCACTCCGGCCTGTTCGACCCGGACCTGCCGCTGCGCGACTACCCGACCGAGCAGTGGGAGCAGTTCCTGTACTCCCCCGCGACCAAGGTGAAGGTCGGCAAGAGCAACCTGACCTTCGAGGGCCTGGTCCCGAAGGTGAAGAAGCAGTACCTCGGCAAGGACCGCGACACGATGCAGAACGCCGTGCGGGCCTTCGCCGACCGGGCGCTGAAGCTCGGGCCGTGTCCCGAGTGTGGTGGCGCGCGGCTGAACGAGGCCGCTCGCGCCGTACGGATCGACGGCGTCGGGATCACCGAGTGCTCGGCGATGCAGATCAGCGACCTGGCCCAGTTCGTCCGCGGGATCGACGATCCGTCGGTCGGGCCGATGCTCGAGGGGCTGCGGGACACCCTGGACTCGATGGTCGACATCGGGCTGGGCTACCTCAGCCTGAACCGCGAGTCCGGGACGCTGTCCGGCGGTGAGGCGCAGCGGGTGAAGCTGGTCCGGCACCTCGGATCCGCGCTGACCGACGTCACCTACGTCTTCGACGAGCCGACCGTCGGCCTCCACCCGCACGACATCCAGCGGATGAACGAGCTGCTGCTCCAGCTGAAGGCCAAGGGCAACACCGTGCTCGTGGTCGAGCACAAGCCGGAGACGATCCGGATCGCCGACCACGTCGTCGACCTCGGTCCCGGCGCGGGCCTGGCCGGCGGACGGCTCTGCTACGCCGGTGACGTGAAAGGGCTGCTGAAGTCCGGCACGCTGACCGGGCGGTACCTCGATCACAAGGTCGGACTGCGCGAGGACGTCCGGACGCCGACCGGCAGCCTGCGGATCGAGGGCGCGAACCTGCACAACCTGCAGGACGTCAGTGTCGAGGTCCCGCTCGGCGTACTGACCGTGGTCACCGGCGTCGCGGGGTCGGGCAAGAGTTCGCTGATCCACGGGTCGCTGGCCAACCACGAGGGGGTGATCGTCGCGGGGCAGGACCCGATCCGCGGGTCGCGGCGGAGCAACCCGGCGACGTACACGGGTCTGCTGGACCCGATCCGGGCCGAGTTCGCGAAGGCGAACAAGGTGAAGCCGGGACTGTTCAGCGCGAACTCGGTCGGCGCCTGCCAGACCTGCAAGGGGATCGGCCTGGTCTACACCGATCTCGGGATGATGGCCGAGGTGTCGTCGGTGTGCGAGCAGTGCAACGGCGCGCGCTTCACGCCGGAGGTGCTGGCGCTGCAGCTGCGGGGCAAGAACATCAGCGAGGTACTGCGGATGACGGTGACGGAGGCGCGCGAGTTCTTCGGCAAGGGGCCGTCGCGGATCATCCTGGACCGGTTGTGCTCGGTCGGTCTGGGCTATCTGAGCCTTGGGCAACCGTTGACGACGCTGTCCGGTGGTGAGCGGCAGCGGATGAAGCTGGCGATCAACATGAGCAAGCGCGGGTCGATCTACATCCTCGACGAGCCGACCACCGGGCTGCACCTGGCCGACGTCGACCAGCTGCTGGCGATGCTGGACGAGCTGGTCGACGACGGCAACACCGTGATCGTCATCGAGCACCACCAGGCGGTGATGGCACACGCCGACTGGCTGATCGATCTCGGCCCGGGCGCCGGCCACGACGGTGGTCAGATCGTCTTCGAGGGCACCCCGGCCGATCTGGTCGAGTCGAGCGCGTCGCTGACCGCTGAGCACCTGCGCCAGTACGTCGGCGCGACCGCTCCCGCGGGTCTCTAG
- a CDS encoding MarR family winged helix-turn-helix transcriptional regulator, translating into MPDNFADAYPLDAPNPYPAAEIARAWQRERPGAPTESIGIVTPLWRLAKLFADDRRRLLAELGVDPATLDLLSVLRRSGPPYELSTRELTARTLVTAGATSQRIRRAEESGLVTRRTEEARLVVVSLTPGGHELVERTVDQVLTREAELVSSLGAAEREVLGGQLQELLDAVNLKLHTSLEGSAGSTA; encoded by the coding sequence GTGCCCGACAACTTCGCTGACGCCTACCCGCTCGATGCGCCCAACCCGTACCCGGCGGCGGAGATCGCGCGCGCCTGGCAGCGGGAGCGGCCCGGCGCGCCGACCGAGTCGATCGGGATCGTCACTCCCCTGTGGCGGCTGGCGAAGTTGTTCGCCGACGACCGGCGGCGATTGCTGGCCGAGCTGGGGGTCGATCCGGCGACGCTCGATCTGCTGAGCGTGCTGCGGCGCAGTGGGCCGCCGTACGAGTTGAGTACGCGGGAGCTGACCGCGCGCACACTGGTGACGGCCGGCGCGACCTCGCAGCGGATCCGGCGGGCCGAGGAGTCGGGGCTGGTCACTCGTCGTACGGAGGAGGCCCGGCTGGTGGTCGTGTCGCTGACCCCGGGCGGGCACGAGCTGGTCGAGCGGACGGTCGACCAGGTGCTGACCCGCGAAGCGGAGCTGGTGTCGTCGCTCGGTGCGGCCGAGCGCGAGGTGCTCGGTGGGCAGCTGCAGGAGCTGCTCGACGCGGTGAACCTCAAGCTTCACACGTCACTTGAAGGTTCCGCGGGGAGCACAGCCTGA